From a single Alkalihalophilus pseudofirmus genomic region:
- a CDS encoding UbiX family flavin prenyltransferase produces the protein MSERIEKIMTVGITGASGGMYGVRLTQELLRQEYKVHLVLTEAAWQVFKEELLLDTTDREKVIHELFGDLPGELHTHDLHDYAAPIASGSYRSAGMVIIPCSMGTLSGMAHGASGNLLERTADVMLKEKRKLVIVPRETPLHDIHLENMLKLSKMGATILPAMPGYYHLPKTIDDLINFLVGKALDSLGVEHTLFTRWGE, from the coding sequence ATGAGTGAGCGTATAGAAAAGATCATGACAGTAGGAATAACTGGAGCGAGCGGCGGTATGTACGGTGTTCGTCTAACACAAGAGCTGCTCCGTCAAGAATATAAGGTTCACCTCGTATTAACAGAAGCCGCTTGGCAAGTGTTTAAAGAGGAATTACTTTTAGATACAACGGATCGCGAAAAAGTAATTCATGAACTATTTGGTGATTTGCCTGGTGAGCTGCATACTCATGATCTTCATGACTATGCAGCTCCTATTGCAAGCGGTTCCTATCGAAGTGCCGGCATGGTTATTATTCCTTGTTCAATGGGGACTTTATCTGGTATGGCGCATGGGGCTTCCGGAAATCTGCTTGAACGTACGGCAGATGTTATGCTTAAAGAAAAGAGAAAACTGGTTATTGTACCTAGAGAAACACCGTTGCATGACATTCACTTGGAGAATATGCTTAAACTTTCAAAGATGGGGGCTACGATCCTGCCAGCAATGCCTGGTTATTACCATCTACCTAAAACAATTGATGATTTGATTAATTTTCTTGTTGGAAAAGCATTAGATAGTCTCGGAGTGGAGCATACATTATTTACCCGCTGGGGGGAATAA